The Halobacterium hubeiense genome contains the following window.
AGAGCAGCAGCGTCGCCTCGCCATCCTCGCGCGTGCCGCGAATCGCGTCCCACGGGACGAGCGACCCGAACGTGAACGTTCGGGCGTCGTCGGCGTCGTTCGTGAACGCGACCTCGAGGCGCGCGGGGTGGTCAGTCGTGAACTGCGCGGTGACGGTCACGTCGATAGTGGCGTTCTCGACCGGCGGGTCGTCGGTCTGGACGTTCGTGAGCGTGTACGGGAAGTCACTCGTGTCGTCCGGGGTGTCGCCGGCGGGCGCGCCCGTGCAGCCCGCGAGCGCGGCGGCCGCCAGCGTCCCGAGGTAGGTGCGGCGGTTCACGTGTACCCGGACGAACGCCTTTGTTAAACTCTTTCTCCGGACTCAAAGAACAGTTTTAGCGCGCCGACCGACCGCTAGAAGACCGCGTCCAGCGCCTGCTGGAGGTCGGCCTCGAGGTCATCGACGTGCTCGATGCCGATGCTCGCGCGGATGAGCGGGTCCGTCAGGCCCGCTTCCTCCCGTTCTTCCTTGGGGATGGCGGCGTGGGTCATCGCGGCGGGCTGCTCGATGAGCGACTCGACCCCGCCCAGCGATTCGGCGAGCGTGAACACTTCGGTTTCAGCGACGAACTCGCTTGCCTCCTCGAGGCTGGCGTCCAGCTCGAAGGAGAGCATCCCGCCGAAGTCGTCCATCTGCTCGGCCGCGAGGTCGTGGTCCGGGTGGCTCTCCAGTCCCGGGTAGAAGACGTGCTCGACGCGGTCGTGGGCGTCCAGCCACTCGGCGAGCTCCTGGGCGTTCGCGCAGTGGCGGTCCATGCGCACGCCGAGGCTCTTCGTCCCTCGAAGCACGAGGAAGCAGTCGAACGGGCTCGGGGTGGCGCCGACGGAGTTCTGGTAGAAGCCGAGGCGCTCGTCGAGGTCCTCGTCGTCCGTAATCAGCGCACCCGCCACGAGGTCGGAGTGGCCGCCGAGGTACTTCGTGAGGCTGTGGCAGACGAGGTCCGCGCCCAGTTCCAGCGGGCGCTGGAGGTACGGCGTCGCGAACGTGTTGTCCACGGCGCAGAGCGCGTCGTACTCGTGGGCGACGTCCGCGAGCGCGCTGATGTCGTTGACGTTCATCAGCGGGTTCGTCGGCGTCTCCACCCAGAGGAGTTCCGTGTCCTCGCCCATCGCCGCCCGGACCTCGTCGTGGTCGGTGGTGTCCACGAAGTCGAACTCGAGGTCGTACTCCTCGTAGACCTGGGTGAAGATGCGGTGGGTGCCGCCGTAGACGTCGTTGCCCGCGACGACGTGGTCCCCAGATTCGAGGAGGTTCATCACGGTGTTGATGGCGCCCATCCCCGAGGAGAACGCGCGGCCGTAGTCGCCGCCTTCGAGGCTGGCGAGGTTCGCTTCGAGGTCGGTCCGGGTCGGGTTCCCCGTCCGGCTGTACTCGTAGCCGCGGTGGTCGCCGGGCGCGTCCTGCTCGTACGTGGAGTTGGCGTAAATCGGCGTCATCAGCGCGCCCGTCTCCTCGTCGGGCTCCTGCCCGGCGTGGATGGCGCGCGTCTCGAAGTGTTCGTCGTCGTCGCTCATGTTCGGAGCGTCGGCCGCACGCGAGTTAGGTCTGTTCGTTAGGGGCCGGCCCCGCCGCGTCCGGGATACCCGCAGAAACGGGCGGAAAGGCGTCTTTTTTGCCAGTCTAGCGGCTGGTCGGCGGTATGTCCGGACCAGTCAGCACCGCGTGGCAGCGATACCGCTCGGTCCCGCTCATCGCGCGCATCTTCGTCGCGTTCCTCCTCGGGTCGGCCGCGGGCGTCGCGTTCGGCGAGCGAATGACCGTCGTGCAGCCGCTGGGCGACCTCTTCCTGCGGCTGCTGAACATGCTCGTCATCCCCATCATCGTGTTCACGCTCCTGACGGGGATTCGCCAGCTCTCGCCCGCGCGCCTCGGGCGCATCGGCGGCGTGACCGTCGGCCTGTACGCCGTCACCACGACCATCGCGGGCCTCATCGGGCTGGCCGTCGCGAACCTCCTCCAGCCCGGCCGCGGCGTCGAGTTCACGGGCGGCGAGGCGCAGTCGCAGGCGCCGCCGTCGCTGACCGAAGTGGTGCTGGGCATCGTCCCGAACAATCCGGTCGCGGCGATGGCCGACGGCAACCTCCTCGCGACCGTCTTCTTCGTCATCGTCTTCGGCATCGCGCTGACGTACGTCCGCGCGCGCAACGACGAACTCTCGGACAGCGTCGACTCCGTCTTCGAGGCGTTCGAGGTCGGCGCGGAGGCGATGTTCGTCGTCGTGCGCGGCGTCCTCGAGTTCGGCGTCGTCGGCGTGTTCGCGCTGATGGCCGCCGGCATCGGCACGGAGGGCGTCGGCGTGTTCTCCTCGCTGGGCGAACTCGTGCTCGCGGTGGCTATCGCCGTGGTCGTCCACATCGCGTTCACGTACCTGTTCGTGCTGATGCGGCTGGTCGTCGGCGTCTCGCCGCTGTCGTTCCTCTCGGGCGCGAAGGACGCGATGGTCACCGCGTTCGCCACGCGGTCGTCCAGCGGCACGCTCCCCGTGACGATGCGCAACGCCGAGGAGGACCTCCGCATCTCCGAGCGCGTGTACTCCTTCGCGCTCCCGGTCGGCGCCACCGCGAACATGGACGGCGCGGCGATCCGGCAGGCCATCACGGTCGTCTTCGCGGCGAACGTCGTCGGCCAGCCGCTCGCGCCCACCGAGCAGGTGCTCGTGCTCGTGGTCGCCGTCCTCATCAGCATCGGGACGGCGGGCGTGCCCGGGGCCGGCCTCGTGATGCTGACCGTCGTCCTGAATCAGGTCGGCCTGCCGCTGGAGGTCGTCGGCTTCGTCGCGGGCGTGGACCCGATTCTGGGCCGCATCGCCACGATGAACAACGTCACCGGCGACCTCGCGGTCTCGACGGTCGTCGGGAAGTGGAACGACGCGCTCGACCTCGACGGCGGCGTCTGGAGCGCCGTGACCGACGACTGACGCTCAGATGACGTCGTCGGGGTCGTGGGCCTCGCGCATCCGCTGGGCCTCCGCGGCGTACTGCTCCACGAGGTCGGGGTCGCCGGTTTGCCCGAGGTTCCCGGGGTCGGCGTCCACGGCCGCGGTCGTGTCCCGTACGTCCGAGAAACTGGTGAGCGCGCGCTCCTTGCGGAAGTACCGCTCGCCGTCCGGGGTCGCGTACGTGAGGATGATGATGTTCTGCTCGTCGTCCGAGTACGTGCGTTCGACCAGCCACACCCGCACGGACTCGTCGCCGTCGTCGCTCATACCGGCCAGTTAGCGCTCGCGCGGAAAGAACGTACTGGCGGACAGCGACAGGGTTTTTCGCGGTGCGCTCCACACGTCTCCCGTGAACGTACGGGGCGAGGTGACCGACGTCGACGAGGTGCGGTCCGTGAACACGCAGTACGGCGACCGGGACGTGCTCGACGTCCACGTCCGGCCTGACGCGGACAGCGACGCGGCCGCCGACGACCCCGGGGCGTCCGTGCGCGTGACGCTGTGGGGGAAGTGGACGGAGACCGTCCAGTACCTCGAATCCGGGATGGAGTTGCTGGTGACCGAAGCCGAAGAGGACGAGTGGAACGGCGAGGTCCAGTATTCGACGAGCAAGCAGTCGTACGTCGTCGTCGAGCCGGACTTCCTCGTGGACGTGACGAACATCCGGTCGTTCGTGCAGTGTCCGCGCCTCTACTACCTGAACAAGCTCTCCGGGCTCCCCCTCAAGTACCCGGTGACGAAGGGGACCATCGTCCACGAGGTGTTCGGCGACCTCCTCCGAGGACGGGACCTCGACGAGTCCGTCGCGGAGCGCGTGGCTGACGCCGGCCTCGAACTCGGCCTACTCGGCCGGGACCGCGAGGAAGTCGAAGCCGACGTGCGCGCGAACGCGTCGGCCATCGAGGGGTGGCTGAAGCAGGGCCACCTCTCCGGGGACGGCGGCACCACCGAGGACACAGCGGAGGGCTGGCGCGCGGGCGACGACTGGCGCTCGGAGTACACCCTCATCTCGGAGACGTTCGGCATCAAGGGGCGCTGCGACGCCATCCGACGGGGGATGCCCGTCGAACTGAAGACGGGGAAGAACACGAACCGCGACCCGCGCTTCCACGACAAGGTGCAGGCGGCCTGTTACGCGCTGATGCTCGAAGACCGCGGCGTGAACGCCGACACCGGCACCTTGCTCTACACGAAGAACGCCGCAGTGGACCGCAGCGAGGAGTCCGGCGACCTCTCGCCCGCCAAGGAGTTCTCCATCGGGAAGGGCTTCCTCGACTTCGTGGTGCGCCAGCGCAACCACCTCGCGGCAATCGAGTACGAGGGGAGTCCGCCGACGGGCTTCGAGGCGGACGCGAAGTGCGAGTACTGCTTCGAGCAGGACACCTGCATGGTCGTGTCGGGCCGCCTCGACCAGGAGTCGAAGGCCGGCCAACTCGGCGAGCCGCTCCCCGACGAGGAGCGCGCGTACTTCGACGACATCTATGCCGCAATCGAGCGCGAGCGCGGCTCCGTCCACGACGAGTACCGCAAGCTCTGGGAGCAGACCGCCGCCGAGCGCGCCGACGACGACCGCGCGGTCGTGGACCTCGAACCCGCGGGCCAAGAGGAACTGCCGGACGGCCGGTGGCGGCTGACCGCAAAGCGGCCGACCGCCGCGGCCTCGAAGATTCGACAGGGCGACCGCGTGCTCGCCTCCGACGGCGACCCCGTGCGGGGGACCGCGGAGATGGCGCGCGTGGAGACGCTGGCGCCCGACCGCGTCGTCGTCACCGCCGACGAGCCCGTCGAACTCCGGCGGCTCGACGTCTACCCCTCCGAGTTGAGCGTCGACCGGATGATCACCGCGCTCCACGACGCGCTCCTGAAGGGCGACCAGCGCCGCAAGGACGTGCTCTTCGACCGCGCGAGCCCCGAGTTCCGGGACGACGAGCACACCGTCATCGAGAACAACGACGCGCAGAACGACGCCGTCAGCAAGGCGCTGAACGCCGAGGACTTCGCGCTCGTCCACGGACCGCCCGGCACCGGGAAGACGTACACCATCGCGACCCTCATCCGGGAGTTCGTCGACCGCGGCGACCGCGTGCTGTTGTCGGCGTTCACGAACCGCGCCGTCGACAACGCGCTCGAAGCTCTACGAGAACAGGGCCACGAGGACATCGTCCGCGTCGGGACGTCCACGGGCGTCCGCGAGGACATGCAGGACCTCCGCTTGAACCAGTCCGGCGACCCGGCGGAGTGCGCGCGAGCGCTCCAGACCGCCGACGTCGTCGCCGCCACCACGGCGACCTGCGGCTCTCGCGTGATGCGCGAGCAGGAGTTCGACGTGGTGCTGGTGGACGAGGCCAGCCAGCTCACCGAGCCGGACACGCTCGCGGCAGTCAACCGCGGCGAGCGCTTCGTGCTCGTCGGCGACCACGAACAGCTCCCGCCGGTCGTGCGCTCGGGCGGCCGGCTCTCCAAGTCCCTGTTCGAGCGCCTCCACGACACCCACCCGGAGGCGTCGGTGATGCTCGACCAGCAGTACCGGATGAGCCAGCGCATCCAGGCGTTCTCCTCCGAGGAGTTCTACGACGGCCAGCTTCGCCCCGCGACGGGAGAGGTCGCCGCGCAGACGCTCGCGGACCTCGGCGTGGAGACGGGTGGCGCGGTCCAGAACGGGGTCACATTCCACGACGTGCCCGGAACGAGCGACGCGCACGTCGACCCCGCGGAGGCCGAGCGCGTCGGCGAGGTCGTCCGCGAGTACGTCGAGGCCGGCGTGAATCCCGAGGACGTCGGCGTCATCGCGCCGTTCCGCGCGCAGGTCGCCGAAATCGGGCGCCGGGTCCCCGAGGGCGTCGCCGTGGACACCGTAGACCGCTTCCAGGGCTCTTCCAAGGAGGTCATCGTCGTCTCGTTCGTCGCGACCGGGAGCCTCGACGGCCCCATCTTCGAGGACCACCGGCGCGTGAACGTCGCGCTCACTCGCGCGAAGAAGAGCCTCGTGCTCGTCGGCGACGAGGCGGCGCTGCGCTCGGAGTCGCTGTACGACCGGATGGTCGAGTGGGCGTCGCTGTGACTACTCGACGGTCAGCACGCCGTCTCTCGTCACGTCGCCGTTGACGTTCACGGAGACGTCGTACTCGCCGGCGGACGCCGGGTTCCGGACGTCCGAGACGTCGAGGACGAGCCAGTCGCCGGCCTCGACGTCGTGGTTCCCGCCGAACGTGACAGCGAGCGTGCTGCCGTCGTTGCTCGTCGAGAGCCCACTCAGGTCGACCATCGCGTCGGTTTCGAGGACGCCGTCGCCGTCGCTGTCGATGCCGATGCGCTCGATGTCCGACCCGCTGACGTTGCTGACGTCGGCCGAACTCGGGTACGTGACCTGTAGCTGGTTCAGGGAGTTCCCGACGGCGTCCGAACCCTCCTCGACGTGAACGCGAACGTAGTGGTCGTCGGTGTCGCCCGGCTCACCGTCGGCTGCGTGGATGAGTTCGGTCTGTACCTCGTCGGCCGCTCCGCCGTCCGTTTCGCCGTCCGCGAACGACGGCATCTCGATGTCGCCGACGGCCGGCACGGCGACCAGCACCGTCCCAGCCAGCACGACGGTGATGGCCACCATGAGCGCGACCCCGACGACGGGACTGACTGCCCGTCCAGCGCGCATCACCGGAGAGACTCGCGGCCCGCGGAAAACGGCGATGGCCGTTCCGTTACACGTTGCGACCAGTAGGCGTTCGACGCGACGACGAATATCGCTGCTCTCAGGGCGTGACGACGAGCTTGCCGACCGTGTCGCGGTCCTGCATCGCGGCGAACGCCGCACCCGTCTCCGCCAGCGGGTAGGTGTCGGCGACCTCCGGCGCGAGGTCGCCGGCCGCCACGAGGTCGACGAGCCGCTGGAGGTCCTGCTGGGTGCCCATCGTGGAGCCAATGACTCGCTTGTGCCCGAGGAAGAGGTCCGGAACGTCGATTTCCGAGCGCCCGCCCGCCGTCCGGCCACAGATTACCATGCGGCCGCCGCGCCGGAGCACCGTCTGTCCGAGTTCCGTGTACTCGCCGCCGAGGTGGTTGAGCACGGCGTCCGGCTCCCCGACGGCCTCAACCTCGGCCCGAATCTCCTCGGGGTCGGTAGACTGAATCGCGTGGTCCAGTCCCAGTTCGGTCACGCGGTCGAGCTTCTCCCGCGAGGACGACGTGCCGACTGTCTCCGCGCCGAGGACGTCTGCGAGCTGGACGGCGGCGACGCCGACGCCGCCCGTGACGCCAGGCACGAACACGAGGTCGGTCGGCCCGACCTCGGCGCGCCGGAGCATGTGGTAGGCGGTCATGTACGCCGTCGGCAGGGCCGCAGCGGCGGTCGCTCCGATTTCGTCCGGGAGCGCGACGAGCCGGCTGGCGTCCACGCGCGCCTGCTCGGCGAGGCCGCCGTGGAACAGCGAGAACTCCTCGCAGAGGTTCTCCGGCCCCTCGCGGCAGAACCGACACGTCCCACAGGTCTCGTTCGGACACAGCAGAACGCGGTCGCCGGGCTCGACGCCCGTCACGCCGTCCCCGACGTCCCGGACGGTGCCGGCGACGTCGAGCCCGCTGACGAACGGGAGGTCGTCGGCCGCGACCATCGCGGAGTCGCCCTCCAGAATCCAGAGGTCGTGGCGGTTGATGGCGCACGCTTCCACGTCTACGACGGCGTCGCCGGCACCCGGTTCGGGGGTCGGCTGGTCGACGACGCCGACGCCGTTCGGTCCGGTCAACTCGGTGAATGCTGCGGCACGCATCGCGTCGTCGTTCGGCCGACGCCCGGATAGGCATACGGGTGGTCGTCGCCTCTGCCTTTATCTCGGTGCGCAGCGAACCTACACGGGATGCAGACTCTCGCAGTCGCGGCGACGCTGGTAGCGCAGGCGGGCTCTGGGCTCGACGTCGACGTCACGCTCGGGCAGGGGCTCGTCGGCGGCGCGGTCGGCGCGTTCCTGACGACGCTCGTGGTCGGCGCCATCGCGGTGGCGGTGTTCCCCGAGCGCACCGAGCGCCTGATGGCGCGCGTCCTCGACGACCCCGTGAACTCGTTCGCCTACGGCCTGTTCAGCGTCCTCGCGCTGTTCGTCGTGGCGATACTGCTCGTGTTCACCGTCGTCGGCATCGTCGTCGCGCTCCCGCTGGTGCTGGTCGCGTACGTCGTCTGGGCGGTCGGCGCCGCCGTCGCGTACCTCGCCGTCGCCGACCGGCTGGTCGGCCACGAGGACGGCTGGCTGAAGGCGCTGCTCGTCGCGGCGACCATCAACGGCGCGCTCGCGGCGACTGGCGTCGGCGGCCTCCTCGCGGTCGTCGTCGGCATCACTGGCTTCGGCGCCGTCCTCCAGCCGTACCTCGACTGACGCGCTCACCGGGCGCGGGCGACGAGTCGCTCCCAGACCCCCGGCTCGGCCGTCGCGTCCGGCAGTCGGAACCTGACCGTGGTGCCGTCGCCGTCGTCGGCGAACTCCACGCTCCCGCCCGACTCCCGCACCGTCCAGTAGACCAACCAGAGCCCGAGCCCGCTGGCGTGCGAGAGCGTCGTCTCCTCGGGCTGGTCGAGGACGTCGTACTCGCGGCCGGGAATCCCCGAGCCGGTGTCCGCGACCTCCACGACCACGTCGTCGCCCGGCGGGTTCCGAACCGACGCCGTGATGCGAACGCTCTCGTCGTTGTGTTCGACGGCGTTCGCCAGCACCTCGTAGAGCGCGTCCTCCAGCGCGGCGTGGGCCGACACCGCCGCGTCCTCGGTGGCCGCGATTTCGACGTCGGCGCCCGGGTACTGCTGGCGGAGCCGCTCGACGGCGTCCGCGAGGACGGCGCCGGCGTCCTGCTCGCGGCAGTCGCCGCTCTCCCAGATGTCGAGGATGCGGCGCGTGCGCTCGCTGTTCTCCAGTAGCTCGTCGACGTGGTGGCGCGCGACCGCGACGTCCTCGTCGCCGGCGCCGAGCCGCGTTTCGAGGTTCTGAAGGTGGCCGTCCACGACCGCCAGCTCGTTGCGGAGGTTGTGCCGAAGGACGCGTTGGTTCATCGTGAGCAGCTTCACGAGGTCCGCGAGCCGCGTGCGTTTCTCCTCGGAGACGACCGCGTAGAGGCTCGCCTGCGCGCCGACCGCGAGCCCGAGCCACATCGCGAACACCACCATGAACTCGACGTCGACGACCGGGTGCCCCTTCAGCAGCCAGATGAGCGCGACCGCGACCGCCAACAGCGCGAAGCTCACGCCCGTCAGCGTGGTCAGTCTCGCCGCCCGCACCAGCCCGGGCTGGCTCACGTCCCGGCCGCGCGCGTCGGTACCGGAGTAGACGAGCGTCCCCGACAGCGCGAGCAGAATGAGCGTCTCCAGCGTGACGGCGAGCGTCCACCCCACGTGGAAGCCGTACGCGACGGCGACGACGTACCCGAGGGCGGCGTACGCGTAGAACCACCAGTGCGCGGCTGGCTTCGTCGCCCGCTCGCGCACGCGTCCGAGCATAGCTGACGTTTCCGGTGGCGCACCGTTAATGCGTCGGCGACCCAGTCAGTCGTCGACGTGCTCGCGGACGCGCTCGTGGAACGCCCGCAGCACCGCGTCCTCGTCGTCCGCCAGCACCACGTCGCTGGCCGACAGCGTCGCCAGCCCGAACGACAGCGGGGACGGCGACTGCAGGGTCGTCTCGGCTATCTCGACGTCGCCCGCCCGGATTTCCGACAGCACCTCGCGGACGCCCGCCAAATCGAGCTTGTCCTCGATGAGTTCCCGATAGGTCTCGTCCAGTACCGCGAAGTCCGCTAAGTCCTCGGCGAACCCGAGCAGCATCTCGCTTGCGACCTGTTGCTTGCTCGCGGACTTCTCGCGGCCCTTGTAGCGCTTCAGCACCATCAGCGCGCGCGTCGCGTCGATGCGGAAGTACCGCTGGAGGAGGTCCGTGCCGTCCAGCGCCGCCCGGAGCGTCTCGCGGGCGTCGTCGGGGTCGGTCTGCCGCAGTAGCTCCGCGACGTCCACCTTGCGGTTCAGCGGCATTGCGAGCGTGAAGCCGTTGTCCGCGACGGAGACGGCGACGTTCGCGTTCGCCTCGTTCGCGCACCGGTACGCCAGCAGGCGCGAGAGGCCGTCGTTGAACCGCCGGCCGTACGGCGTGCGGACGTGGTAGCGGCGGCGGTACTCGTCGCGGTCCTTGACCTCCTCGATGGCGATTCGCTCGGTCGTGCTGACGCTCTCCTCGCCGGCGTACCGAATCTGGTCGTCGTACATCCGCGCGAGCGCCCGGACCGCGTTCGCGCCAATCGGGAACTCGCGGAGCCAGCGCCGCACGGCCGCCGCGCCGCCGTCGTCGTACTTCGCGAGGAGGTCCGTCTGGAAGCGCGCTATCTCCCGCCCGAGGTCGTAGGACAGCGGCAGGCGCTCGGAGAACCACGACGGGACGGTCGCGCGCTCGCTCGTGCGGTCGACGTACACCTTCGACCCGCGGCGGTAGCGGTACGCGAACCGGTCGCCGCCCAGCACGAACACGTCCCCCGCTTCCAAGGTGTCGAGGTAGCTCTCGTCGAGCTGGCCGACCCACTCGTCGTCGCCGCGCACGTAGACGTTCACCGTGAACGAGTCGGGAATCGTCCCGAGGTTCTGGAGGAGAATCGGGCGCGCGAGCCGCCCGCGCTTCCCGATTAGTCGCTCGCCGACCGCGAACTCGGGGTAGTGGTGGGTGCCCGAGGTGGGGTCGTCGGGGTCGCCGTCGTCGCCGCCCGGCGGGTCGTTCTCGTCGCGCCAAATCTTCGCGTACACGTTCCGGTCTTCGAGGCCGTCGTACTCTGCCGTGAGGTAGCGGAACAGCGACTCGAAGTCGTCGTCCGCGTACTCGCGGTAGGGGTACGCAGCGCGCAGCGTCTCGCGGACCTCCGCTTCGGGGAGCGGTCCCTCGATGGCCATCCCGTAGACGTGCTGCGCGGCGACGTCGTGGGCGCGCTCGGGGATGTGCACGCGGTCCACGAACCCCTGTTCGGCCTGCCGGAGCATCACCGCACACTCCACGAGTTCGTCGCGGTCGAGCGCGATGACCCGGCCCGTCACGGTCCTCCCGGGGCGGTGGCCCGCGCGCCCGACGCGCTGGAGCAGGCTCGCCACCGACTTCGGCGACCCCACCTGCACCACGAGGTCGATGTGGGGCATGTCGATGCCGAGTTCGAGGCTCGTGGAGGTCGTGGTCACTTTCAGCGACCCCTCCTTGAGTTGCCGTTCGACCTCCTGCCGGCGGTCCTTCGACAGCGAGCCGTGGTGGCACGCCGACTCGTCCTCGCCGACGACGCCGCGCTCCCGGAGATTCTCCAGCACGCGCTCGGCGCCCGAGCGCGTGTTCGTGAACACGAGCGTGCTGTCGTTCGCCTCGATTAGCTCGCTTAGCTCCGCGTAGAACGCGTCGTTGACCGCGCCCGTCGAGGCGTTCACGAGGTCCGGCGTCGGACACGACAACTGGAGGTCGTAGTCCCGCGCGAACCGCGCGTCCACGATTTCGCAGTCTCTCGCTTCACCATCCTGAAATCCGACGAGGTAGCTCGCGATGTCCGACAGCGGCTCCACGGTCGCCGAGCAGCCGATGCGCGTGAAGTCGCCGGCGAGCCGCTGGAGGCGCTCCAGACTCACCGAGAGGTGCGTGCCGCGCTTCGAATCCGCGAGGCTGTGAATCTCGTCCACGACGACGTACTCGACGCTCCGGAGCTTCTCCCGGAACTTCGGGGAGTTCAGCAGAATCGCCAGCGTCTCCGGCGTCGTGTTCAGGATGTGCGGCGTCTGTTCGAGCATCTGCTGGCGCTCGTAGTCGGAGGTGTCGCCGTGCCGAATCGCCTGCCGGACGTCCGTCTCCACACCGCGCTCGGCGAGGCGCTCGCCGATGCCGTCCAGTGGCTCCGCGAGGTTGCGCTCGATGTCGTTCGCCAGCGACTTCAGCGGCGACACGTACAGGCAGTACACCTCGTTGTCCAGCCCGTCGGCCCGCTCGCGCTCGAACAGCTCGTTCAGAATCGCCGTGAACGAGGCGAGCGTCTTCCCGGAGCCCGTCGGCGCCGCCACCAGCGCGTTCTCGCCCGCGTGAATCAGCGGAATCGCCTCGCGCTGGGGCGGCGTCAGACAGCCGCCGTCCTGCTCGGGACGCCCGAACCGCTCGACCCACCACTCGCTGACCGCGGGGTCGAGGCTGTCCAGAATCTCGCGGTCCGAGGACTGGCTCGCGCCCGCCGACCGCGCCGTCGCCTCCGACTCCGAACTCATCTATCGCGTGTGCTTGGCTCCCGTACGGCAAGTGTCTGACGCCGCTAGGCAAATCGCGGCGTTCGTGCTTGTTTCGCCTCGCTGTTTCCGGACTGACCGGGTTCTTCGACGCCTCGAAAGCCCCGGCGCTGTCGCGGTCGCTCGTGGACATATCTGCTCGCTGCGCTCGCAGATAGTCGCCTACGAGACGACCAAGTGAACGCGACAGCGCCGACCCTTTCAGTCCGCCCGTAGCCGGCTGGTCAGCCGGTAATTGGGCGGATTGAAAGGGGCGAGGCTGTAGACGAAGGCGCGCGACGCAAGCACCGCAGCGAACGTAATGAGCGAGGAGCGCAGCGAGCGCACCGAGTCTACGGCCTCGGGGCTTTCGAGGTGTCATCGTTTCCGTTCACGAGAAGAGAAGATGCAGCACTTACTCACGAACACGTAGCCCGAACCGTTAACCCCCTTCCTTCCCCGAATACAGGTATGCAACTGACGTTCCTCGGGACGGGGAGCGCGATGCCGACCGGCGACCGGATGCAGACCGGCCTCCTGCTGGAGAAGTCCGACAGTCGCTTGCTCGTGGACTGCGGGAGCGGCGTGCTGCACACGCTCGCGCGGACGGACGTGGGCTACGAGGGCGTGGACACCGTGCTGTTGACCCACCACCACCTCGACCACGTCAGCGACCTGCTGCCGCTGTTGAAGGCGCGGTGGCTGGCGGGCGAGGAACACCTCACGGTC
Protein-coding sequences here:
- a CDS encoding ATP-dependent helicase, coding for MSSESEATARSAGASQSSDREILDSLDPAVSEWWVERFGRPEQDGGCLTPPQREAIPLIHAGENALVAAPTGSGKTLASFTAILNELFERERADGLDNEVYCLYVSPLKSLANDIERNLAEPLDGIGERLAERGVETDVRQAIRHGDTSDYERQQMLEQTPHILNTTPETLAILLNSPKFREKLRSVEYVVVDEIHSLADSKRGTHLSVSLERLQRLAGDFTRIGCSATVEPLSDIASYLVGFQDGEARDCEIVDARFARDYDLQLSCPTPDLVNASTGAVNDAFYAELSELIEANDSTLVFTNTRSGAERVLENLRERGVVGEDESACHHGSLSKDRRQEVERQLKEGSLKVTTTSTSLELGIDMPHIDLVVQVGSPKSVASLLQRVGRAGHRPGRTVTGRVIALDRDELVECAVMLRQAEQGFVDRVHIPERAHDVAAQHVYGMAIEGPLPEAEVRETLRAAYPYREYADDDFESLFRYLTAEYDGLEDRNVYAKIWRDENDPPGGDDGDPDDPTSGTHHYPEFAVGERLIGKRGRLARPILLQNLGTIPDSFTVNVYVRGDDEWVGQLDESYLDTLEAGDVFVLGGDRFAYRYRRGSKVYVDRTSERATVPSWFSERLPLSYDLGREIARFQTDLLAKYDDGGAAAVRRWLREFPIGANAVRALARMYDDQIRYAGEESVSTTERIAIEEVKDRDEYRRRYHVRTPYGRRFNDGLSRLLAYRCANEANANVAVSVADNGFTLAMPLNRKVDVAELLRQTDPDDARETLRAALDGTDLLQRYFRIDATRALMVLKRYKGREKSASKQQVASEMLLGFAEDLADFAVLDETYRELIEDKLDLAGVREVLSEIRAGDVEIAETTLQSPSPLSFGLATLSASDVVLADDEDAVLRAFHERVREHVDD